The Gopherus evgoodei ecotype Sinaloan lineage chromosome 8, rGopEvg1_v1.p, whole genome shotgun sequence genome segment TCCCAGTGACAGAACTGCAATGACTGCTGTTTGCATACTCTCTATCCCCTCCCCCTACTTGTTTCTGTTACGTTTATGCAGAACTTTAAACAAAAAGGACAGTCTTGCTTTTTCAGTTACAGGAATGCATGAACTAGGCCCAGTCTGCCTCTTTTTGACTGAGCAAACAAGTCCTGGTGGTGATTTACCACATAGCTCTCTGTATCCCAGACATCTGACTGTGGTCAGCCAGGTGGCGGAAAACAATTCGACTAAGCCTCCAGCGCCGCTTCACGCCTCGTGGACGGGATGTCAGGACACATCTATTCCGGATCCTCACAGGGCAGCTGTCACGTGGCAGGGCAGCAATCTCTTTATCAGCTATTTCCTGGAGCCAAAGGAAGGGGCAATTACACACACAGAAGTTGCTATGCTGTATTTTGCCCAAGGTTAGGTTTTCTAAGGCAGTTTAGTGAAGGGGGTAGTGATGGATAGGCCTGAAGGCTCCCTTACCCACACAGCACAGGTACCAGCATATGCCTCCTTCCTACCCTGGAGCCATCACCTCTCCACTAATGAGAGGGCAGTTTGCTCTCCAGGCTCTTCTAGGTCCTCTCTCTTCAGACTTCCCATGGAATTTAATGGCTCTACTTGCTGGATGAGGACCCTGCTCCATTAGGAACTGAAAAGTGTCCTCATGCATTTCACACAAGTCACTGAACTGTCCAGTTGGACAATTACAACTTGTCAATAGTGTCTCTGTTAGAGGGTGGGCTGGCCTTCTACGGGAGTTGGGCTCAGCCCCACCTGTTTCATGTTAGCTATCTCCCCAGCGGAGAGGCTTCCAGGCAGATGAAGGAGTCTGCTCagttgaggggagagagagacctACTACGAGCAGGACAATTCTTGCAGGGGGACCCAGTGTCAGAAGAGATTGAGGAAGATGTCTCAACTCCAGCCAGAAGGAAGGACCTGTCTGGAGCAACCTGCATGGAGGGACAGGAAGCTGTAAGAAAAAGAGGCTTGAAAAAAGCAGCAGGAGTTGGGTTTGACAAAGAACTGTTGAGCCCAGCAAAGGGCTGTGAAACTGATAGTCAGGGAGAGGCTTGTTTTGAAGTAAGTTGACACTTGAACTGTAATGTTTTTATATCCCAAACTCCAAGAAGAGGTATTTGATTCAGAAGAATTTGGGTATAGTCACACTGGGAAAAGCCAaaacaggaaaactgaggcagtggCAGGGTCTAATGCTGGATCAGTTAAATGGTGTTGCATTCAATTACTGTTTCCCTGAGGCTTGCAGTACCCTTGCAAAACTTCTACTAAAAAGGCCATGTGATCTCAAAGGGACAAAAGGGCAAGAAACTGCACAGATGACCTACTTCTGTTTCTTACCTTTGCAGAGTTAGTGTAACTGTATGTTTTATCTTCAAACCAGATGCTTCAGGGCTTTATGTACAAAGCCTAATACTTTCAAACAACCCTAGAAGAGCAAGCCAGTGCAACCACATTGGGGAGTGAAGGTAGGTAGTTAGGGAAACAAGTCTTTAAGGAAATAAATTTCAAGCCACAATTTGTCATAgatagcaaaaaaataaataaaaaatagtgtCCTTTAAATTAGcaaattaaatgtaaactgcCATTTTTCGATAGGGAGTTTGTAGCATCAGCTTTTGGAGGCTGTAAGAAGCTGTTATATTTTCCACATCACAGCTACAACAGATAGACAAGTCTGATTTGTACACTGAAGTTGCTCAGAATTAACTGGTGCCTTTCTGATGCTACTCAAAGAGTTTCTGAAAGGCACATatctggagtctgttgcttaagTGTTTCGTTAGAGCCCAAGTACCATGTTGTGGAAAGCAACAGCACAGATCTTGTTTTCCATGCTCTTTTTCCCTACTTCTGAAGACTAGCAGGGGCACTAGAATGACAAGGGAATTCTACACAGTTCATTTCCCCACCTGAAGTCACATTCACTACTACAGTAGCTAGCTGTGACTCTGAAAGATGACCACCACCAGCTGGGGAACAGCATGAGCAAATAAACCAACAGCAATccttgtttttatataaaatgtcCACCGCAGGCTGATGCTACCTTAATGTTGGTGGGTGAATATGGCATGTAAaggccagctcatagcagtgaGTACAATTCATGCTATATCTCACTCAGAAGGGTAGGTAAAGCTATCCCTGTAAAGGAAACTCCACAGAAAATGTAGAGAGACTGAAAACAGGACACAATGAGAATGTTCCCCATGAGGTATCAATTGTTCCTTTGGTCTGAATAATTTCTAGAGGAAATGAGTTTATATGCTAGTTATATGAGCAACCACCCAGAAAATACTAGAGCACTTACTCATTCAGAGAAGTCAGAAGGTTTTCTACTACAAATCAACCCTTTCTGCACCCCTTTAACAAACCAGCCAGAGCAGAATCCTAACTTATTCCCATGATCACCCCTCACAGCAGCAGCTCGGGTGCATCATTTCCTGGTAAGTCTATAAAGAAGATTGCTAGCTTTATTTTAGAATATAAGTAAAGATTCCAGACAAACAACTGCTGAAGACAGAGTTCTGAGGGGAAGTCTTGCTGCTTGTTCTCTCAGTCCCTCATTGGTTTGAGTTAGCATCTCCTGTTGTAAACACTGGCACTGGGAAATAAGGAAATTGATGGCTCAGCCAGGGGAAAAAGCTACTTCCAGCAGAATGTTTTAACTTAAGAGTCAGATCAGCAGCACTTACCTTTTTCCTTCTATCCCCCCTCTAGCAATTTCTATAGCCCTGGTGATACCTGCTGGCTGCATTAGGGTTTTCAGATGTATTGGCTGAGGTAGTGGTGACTAGACAATAAAAATCCCGAAATTATATCTAAAGGTCCTGATCCTGGAAAGACTTGTAAAAGTCTAATTTTAACAGTGCACAAtagtgttgaaatcaatgggactacttaaaTATTTGAGATTAAGCATATAgggaagtctttgcaggatcatgcCCCAAGATTTTAAAGTAGTGTGGGAGCAGAAATCAGCCTGGATGTACAGGATTTCTTTAGGAACTAAACCTCTGGTGAGCAAAACTATGGGGCACACCCCCctaggggggcatggaggaatgttcaGGACTGAGTGGCAATGCCAGACAGCTTGTGCCAGCccccttgggggcagggagggagcacctccacctccacccccaagtACCTCAGTGGGCCACCTAGCCTGTGGGTCAGTGTGCCGTGCCAATTTCTGCTCCCAGCATCCTCTGCACAGAGTGCTGGCTCCACCCCCCAGCTGAAAACCAAAGAGAGGCAGGGGCAGATATTGGCCCTGCCCTAGCGGTGCAGCATGTCTGCAAGGTAGAAGCAGCCTGcagctgaggaagccttggctgtgcagtaatggaggagggaggcagagacagATTCCATTAATGGTAAGTGGGGGCATGACTCGAAAAGTATGCGCACCACTGAATTAGATAGTGAACCTCCCATACCTGAAAGGGAAATGGCCCTCAAATTCATCCATTAGTGACAGTTACAGAAGGAAAAACAAGACTGTAGGAACATTCATAGGAACAATTAAGCTGTTCACTGTACCTCTGCAGGACATAACCACTTCCTGCTCTAATACCTCTGACTTCTGATTTTAGCAGTGGCAAAGGAGTTCCACCCAAGAGATTTTATTTCTCTTGAGAATGAGCCAAAAAGGACATGGCTCTGGAGCTGAGTATCAATACTAAGTAGATAGCTACATGATGTGAAGTGAGCTTGTGAACTAAATGGATGCAAGTATTCTAGACTGACCCCCCCAGAATCTGaagcctggcattggctgcacaATTAGATTCATACAAAGTAGCTTGTGATGCTCAGagaatgctgcagcagcagcaatgtgGGTGCACATACCTTCTACCTGAAGAGTTATGGTCCTGCAGGAAAGTACAAATGGACTTTACTTTACCTGCAGTTCTTTAGGCAAGATGTTGTTTTTTCGGAGAGCGTTGATTCGCAACCTCTCATCTGCATATTCATAAGCCATCTTCCGTCTCTTTACATCACGCAGCATCCTCCAGTCCACGTAGTAACCCCGCACCTGCCCTCTACAGGGCAAGGGGAATATCTGACAAAGGGGAAAATATAAAGGTTAAATCTAAAGCTTCCAGTATTTTATCACTCACTCAACTCCAAATATTGCTTATTCTAATTTACTCTTTCTAGACTCTACCTCATTTGGATTCAATCACTGCTTTCTCTGACTCCTCTGGTCTTCAGGCCTGACAATACTGGCAACAGTCACCCTCTTCACCCATCCAGAGAATTTTGCTGAGCTACAGGATTAATCACACCAGCTAGCTTTCTTGTTGGCCTGGCCTCAGTCATGAAATTCTATCATCTCTAAGGACACAATTGTTGACAACTGCAATCTGTCATGTTTAACAGTCAGCGTAGACCaggacaaagggcttgtctacatcagaaagttgcagcgctggtgagggagttacagcgctgcaacttaggaggtgtacacatctgcagggcaccaccagcgctgcaactccctgtttgcagcgctggccgtactcccgttttgtctcgggtgtagaggatccagcgctggtaatgaagtatagacacttaccagcgcttttcttgacctccgtggaataagcaggtatcccagcatacctgaggaagcctctggtaatcaagctggtctccttccccggtttgctctcgcgttccccgaaccccgagcaagcaggtctccttccctgcggtttgcagggtggttcggggaacgcgagagcaaaccacggcgaagctggtctccttccccggtttgctctctcattccccgaacccccgagcaagcaggtctccttccctgcggtttgcagggtggttcggggaacgcgagagcaaaccgcagcgaagctggtctcctttcccggtttgctctctcgttccccgaacccccgagcaagcaggtctccttccctgcggtttgcagggtggttcggggaacgcgagagcaaaccgcagcgaagctggtctcctttcccggtttgctctctcgttccccgaacccccgagcaagcaggtctccttccctgcggtttgcagggtggttcggggaacgcgagagcaaaccgcggcgaagctggtctcctttcccggtttgctctcgcgttccccgaaccccccttgaagccgcccaacagcgctgcagtgtagccacatctaacaccacttgcagcgctggttgctgtaagtgtggccactctgcagcgctggccctatacagctgtactaatacagctgtaacaaccagcgctgcaaaattttagatgtagacatggccaaactGTATGTAGTTTCAAGTGTTAACATGGCTGTTGACAGCTATGTTCAGACACAAAATTCTGTAGCACAGACAAGGCCTGCAGGATTATACATCCAAGTACAGGTGTGTTTCTTACACAGCATACAATGGAGTCTTATGATTGTCAAGATTTAAATACACAGTCCCTACTCTTAATAAAATGCCCTACTAGCACATAATACAAGGGGACTTTGATCTTGGTTAAAGCCTGTAGGCATTACTGGAATACAAATCATTATAATCATAAATAAAAGGGCTGTTAGCACCTCCTAGAACCCACAGAACAAAATCTAGTTTTAATGGCCTATACAGTTTTGATAGAGGATATATTGTGTGAGTGAGACATACATATCAAACATCCTAAAGGGCCTTTTCTATTTCTAGCTGCTAAAAAAAAACAAGGGAAGAGAGTGCATCACTAGGGATCTATCCATGAAAACAGGAGCTCTTCTCCTGCTGCTGGTTCTTCACCTGCAGTAGTCTGGAAATGCTGAGAGCCACTGTCCTAGACAACATTGCCTCTCTCTAAAGCCAAGTGGCGCACTCTGTAAAATGCTTCTCCAGACAAGCCACCAATCCTTCCCGCCTAAATTAACCAACCTGAAAAGACGGGAATACTACAATTCACCCAGGGGCGAGCGAACCTGGTGCGCTGCACTGATAGCTGCAGACCAGCTCCGGAGAGGGACATGGGCCACCAGACAGAGCCGCAGAGAGGGCACCAGGCAAAGGCACAAAGGCTGCCTAGGGAGCAAACCCGAGGCCCGGGAGCGGGCGGGAATCCcgagggcagggagcgggggcgctggggaggggaATCCcgagggcagggagcgggggcgctggggaggggaatccccagggcagggagcgggCGGGAATCCcgagggcagggagcgggggcgctggggaggggaATCCCGAGGGCAGGGAGCGGGCGGGAATCCcgagggcagggagcgggggcgctggggaggggaatccccagggcagggagcgggCGGGAATCCCGAGGCCAGGGAGcgggggcgctggggaggggaATCCCGAGGGCAGGGAGCGGGCGGGAATCCcgagggcagggagcgggggcgctggggaggggaatccccagggcagggagcgggCGGGAATCCCGAGGCCAGGGAGcgggggcgctggggaggggaATCCCGAAGGCAGCGAGCGGGCGGGAATCCcgagggcagggagcgggggcgcTGGGGAGGGACCGAGGGGGCCAATGCGGACGGGCAGGGGGCACCGAGGAGCAGGGATCGGAGCCGGGGCAGGCACAGAGGTTGGGCTCAGCGGCCAGTCGGCGGCGGGACAGTGACCGGGGCCCGGCCCAGGGAAGTTACCAGCCCCAGCGCGAGCCCCGCGGAGTCCCCGAGCCGGGCCTGACCTGACGAGCGGCCCGCAGCGCCCAGCCCAGGACGGAAGCCGCCATCTTCCCCGTCTGGCGCATGCGCTCACAGCCActcgccgggccgggccggggggcggggcgcGGCATGGGGGGAGTGAGGGTGGGCTGGGGtttgtgggaggtggaggggtggttgggggaggaagaggagttggGGAGGAAAGGCTTTGGGGGACAAGGGAGAGTTTGGGCGGATGGGTTGTTGGGGGGATTTGAGGGAGGGGTGGTTGGGGAAGGAAAGGCTTTGGGAGGGTTGGTGGAGGAAGGGAGGTTTAGGGATGAgggaaggggggttggagggaggatgggcttgggggaaggggatttaagggggtttgtggggaggaagaggtTTGGTGGAACCAGGCAGAGCCGTGGGTTTGGATGAGAGGACACATTGTTCATTTCCCTTCTGCAGCCCAACCCCTGGCACTGCTCCTATTTCAGGCCCATAGGATGAAGCTGCTGACCCATATGACAGAGTGAAATCCACAGGAGGTGAAAGCTCCTGGCCAGGAGTGGGCGATCCTGTCCTGACTCCCCCATGAAGCCTGGAGTTCACAGCCCCAAGTGGCACCCTTCGAGCTTGTCAGTCTCTGCCAGCGTGCTCAGTGCTGTTATGAACAAAGGGGGAAACAGGCCCTGCCCCGTGGGTGATGCCCCACACAATGGGCTCAGCTAAAGAGATGAAGCCCAGAGGTGTCTGTGACAAATTAACTGTTAGACCTACGTGAGCAGCTGGGCTCCTCTGGCTAATCTAGCTAGCCATAGAGCATGCCAGGCTCCCCCATTCTCTGCTCAGACCTCCACTGCATCATTATGGGGTCACTCCTGCTTTATCTCCTCAATGTGCTGAGACTTCCCCCACACCCATGCGCAGCAGTATTGTCACCATGAATGCCGTACACAAGCTTTAGACACGGATGGCCCACTGTTCCttatatcagaggagtagccgtgttagtctggatctgtaaaagcagcaaagaatcctgtggcaccttatagactaacagacgttttggagcatgagctttcgtgggtgaatacccacttcgtcggatgcatgtagtggaaatttccaggggcaggtatatatatgcaagcaagctagagataacgaggttagttcagtcagggaggatgaggccctgtcctagcagttgaggtgtgaaaaccaagggaggagaaactggttttgtttaatcctgagctgatggagtcaaatttgcagatgaactgaagctcagcagtttctctttgaagtctggtcctgaagtttttttgctgcaggatggccaccttaagatctgctatagtgtggccagggaggttgaagtgctctcctacaggtttttgtatattgccattcctaatatctgatttgtgtccatttatccttttcagtagagattgtccagtttagccaatgtacatagcagaggggcattgctggcatatgatggcgtatattacattggtgaacatgcaggtgaatgaaccggtgatggtgtggctgatctagttaggtcctgtgatggtgtcgctggtgtagatatgtgggcagagttggcatcgaggtttgttgcatggattggttcctgagcaagagttattatggtgcggtgtgcagttactggtgagaatatgtttcaggttggcaggttgtctgtgagcgaggactggcctgccacccaaggcctgtgaaagtgtgggatcattgtccaggatgggttgtagatccctgatgatg includes the following:
- the MRPS14 gene encoding 28S ribosomal protein S14, mitochondrial; translated protein: MRQTGKMAASVLGWALRAARQIFPLPCRGQVRGYYVDWRMLRDVKRRKMAYEYADERLRINALRKNNILPKELQEIADKEIAALPRDSCPVRIRNRCVLTSRPRGVKRRWRLSRIVFRHLADHSQMSGIQRAMW